One genomic region from Streptomyces venezuelae encodes:
- a CDS encoding LCP family protein: MGQNVRGEGTRGRVPRARELGWDDDLYGAGEATGAGSGTGEATGAGNGAAADDAGSGGTSAPASTRAERRRSGTAGGGAETGGDARTSHRRGGSRRRAKKAGKHKVLRWAAITLAVLILGTAGAGYLYYEHLNGNIRSGDRTGGNSGAKKAAPNALGDTPLNILLIGSDSRADEKNIALGGGRNDKDRKPLADVQMLLHVSADRENASLISIPRDTVVKIPECKDKDGTPYAATDNRPINESLQRGGPGCTLTTWESLTGVYIDHWLMVDFAGVVAMADEVGGVPVCVKTGVHDKSTARVKGGSGLKLPEGTTEVKGVQALQWLRTRHAFGSDQNRAKAQHMYMNGMMKRLQEQNAWTDTGRLTGLAETATKSLQVSQDLDTVKKLFDLAMQLKNVKVDRLTTATVPTDAYPPRPNEWLQLRPSAADKMWSMLRDDVALDKNGDKSGAKAKPKPTASPKPTTPAEAPGSFAVTVVNGTDGNGEPAVEGRARDMAEALQGKGFTQADSSREGGARKDTVVTYPKADADQGKANALSVAKALGLPASAVRTDAEAKGITLVVGADWREGTTYKKPKPVAGDLPDGADDKAECMDIYSVYRWDGKS; encoded by the coding sequence GTGGGACAGAACGTGCGTGGGGAGGGAACGCGGGGACGCGTTCCGCGCGCCCGTGAACTGGGCTGGGACGACGACCTCTACGGAGCGGGGGAGGCGACCGGCGCCGGGAGCGGGACCGGAGAGGCGACCGGCGCCGGGAACGGGGCCGCGGCCGACGACGCCGGATCCGGCGGTACGTCCGCGCCGGCGTCGACCCGGGCCGAGCGGCGTCGCAGCGGTACCGCCGGCGGAGGGGCGGAGACCGGTGGCGACGCGCGGACGAGCCACCGCCGCGGCGGCTCGCGCCGCCGGGCCAAGAAGGCCGGCAAGCACAAGGTGCTGCGCTGGGCGGCGATCACCCTCGCCGTGCTGATACTCGGCACGGCCGGCGCCGGATACCTGTACTACGAGCACCTCAACGGCAACATCCGCAGCGGTGACCGCACCGGCGGCAACAGTGGCGCGAAGAAGGCCGCGCCGAACGCGCTCGGCGACACCCCGCTCAACATCCTCCTCATAGGCTCCGACAGCCGGGCCGACGAGAAGAACATCGCCCTCGGCGGCGGCCGCAACGACAAGGACCGCAAGCCGCTCGCCGACGTGCAGATGCTGCTCCACGTCTCGGCGGACCGCGAGAACGCCTCGCTCATCTCCATCCCGCGCGACACGGTCGTCAAGATCCCGGAGTGCAAGGACAAGGACGGCACGCCCTACGCCGCCACCGACAACCGGCCCATCAACGAGTCGCTCCAGCGCGGCGGTCCCGGCTGCACCCTCACCACCTGGGAGAGCCTCACCGGGGTCTACATCGACCACTGGCTGATGGTCGACTTCGCCGGTGTGGTGGCCATGGCCGACGAGGTCGGCGGCGTCCCCGTCTGCGTCAAGACCGGTGTGCACGACAAGTCGACCGCACGGGTGAAGGGCGGCTCCGGGCTGAAGCTGCCGGAGGGCACCACCGAGGTCAAGGGCGTGCAGGCGCTCCAGTGGCTGCGTACCCGGCACGCCTTCGGCAGCGACCAGAACCGCGCCAAGGCCCAGCACATGTACATGAACGGCATGATGAAGAGGCTCCAGGAGCAGAACGCCTGGACCGACACGGGGCGCCTGACGGGCCTGGCCGAGACCGCCACCAAGTCCCTTCAGGTGTCGCAGGACCTCGACACCGTGAAGAAGCTCTTCGATCTGGCGATGCAGCTCAAGAACGTGAAGGTCGACCGTCTGACGACGGCGACCGTCCCCACGGACGCGTACCCGCCGCGGCCGAACGAGTGGCTGCAGCTGCGGCCCTCCGCCGCCGACAAGATGTGGTCGATGCTCCGGGACGACGTCGCCCTCGACAAGAACGGTGACAAGTCCGGCGCGAAGGCGAAGCCAAAGCCCACCGCCTCCCCCAAGCCCACGACGCCGGCCGAGGCTCCCGGCTCCTTCGCCGTGACCGTCGTCAACGGCACCGACGGCAACGGCGAGCCGGCCGTCGAGGGCCGGGCCCGCGACATGGCCGAGGCGCTCCAGGGCAAGGGCTTCACCCAGGCCGACTCCTCCCGGGAGGGCGGCGCCCGCAAGGACACCGTCGTCACCTACCCCAAGGCGGACGCCGACCAGGGCAAGGCGAACGCGCTCTCCGTGGCGAAGGCGCTCGGTCTGCCCGCCTCGGCCGTACGGACCGACGCCGAGGCGAAGGGCATCACCCTGGTCGTCGGCGCGGACTGGCGCGAGGGCACCACGTACAAGAAGCCGAAGCCGGTGGCCGGCGACCTGCCGGACGGCGCCGACGACAAGGCGGAGTGCATGGACATCTACTCGGTCTACCGGTGGGACGGGAAGAGCTGA
- a CDS encoding glycosyltransferase family 2 protein, which produces MNAMPPVSVIMPVLNEERHLRTSVRHILEQEYDGEMEVVIALGPSKDRTDEIAAELVREDPRVHTVPNPTGRTPAALNAAIQASRHPIVVRVDGHGMLSPNYIATAVRLLEETGAQNVGGIMHAEGENAWEDAVAAAMTSKIGVGNAAFHTGGEAGPAETVYLGVFRREALEQQGGYNVEFIRAQDWELNFRIREAGGLIWFSPELRVQYRPRPSVKALAKQYKDYGRWRHVVARYHQGSINLRYLAPPTAVCAIAAGLVVGATLTPLGFVVPAGYLAAITAGSLPAGKGLSLKARLQIPVALATMHMSWGFGFLTSPRSLARKVIASRRPAVKAGESETV; this is translated from the coding sequence ATGAACGCCATGCCCCCCGTCTCCGTGATCATGCCGGTCCTGAATGAGGAACGGCATCTGCGCACCTCGGTTCGTCACATCCTGGAGCAGGAGTACGACGGCGAGATGGAGGTGGTGATCGCGCTCGGTCCGTCCAAGGACCGTACCGACGAGATCGCCGCCGAACTCGTCCGCGAAGACCCCCGCGTCCACACCGTGCCGAACCCCACGGGCCGCACCCCCGCCGCTCTCAACGCGGCGATCCAGGCCTCCCGTCATCCGATCGTGGTGCGTGTCGACGGCCACGGCATGCTCTCGCCGAACTACATCGCGACCGCCGTCCGGCTCCTGGAGGAGACGGGCGCGCAGAACGTCGGCGGCATCATGCACGCCGAGGGCGAGAACGCCTGGGAGGACGCGGTCGCCGCCGCGATGACCTCGAAGATCGGCGTGGGCAACGCGGCCTTCCACACGGGCGGCGAGGCCGGCCCGGCGGAGACCGTGTACCTGGGCGTCTTCCGGCGCGAGGCCCTGGAGCAGCAGGGCGGGTACAACGTCGAGTTCATCCGCGCCCAGGACTGGGAGCTGAACTTCCGCATCCGCGAGGCGGGCGGCCTCATCTGGTTCTCGCCGGAGCTGCGCGTCCAGTACCGCCCGAGGCCCTCGGTGAAGGCCCTCGCGAAGCAGTACAAGGACTACGGCCGCTGGCGCCACGTGGTGGCCCGCTACCACCAGGGCTCCATCAACCTCCGCTACCTGGCCCCGCCCACGGCCGTCTGCGCCATCGCCGCGGGCCTCGTGGTGGGCGCCACGCTCACCCCGCTCGGCTTCGTGGTCCCGGCGGGCTACCTCGCCGCGATCACGGCGGGCTCGCTCCCGGCGGGCAAGGGCCTGTCGCTGAAGGCCCGTCTGCAGATCCCGGTGGCGCTCGCGACGATGCACATGTCGTGGGGGTTCGGCTTCCTGACGAGCCCGCGCTCGCTGGCCCGGAAGGTCATCGCGAGCCGCCGCCCGGCGGTGAAGGCCGGCGAGTCCGAGACGGTCTGA
- a CDS encoding TIGR03089 family protein, producing the protein MNASDRTPADLLRSALAADPARPLVTFYDDATGERVELSVATFANWVAKTANLLQGELSAAPGDRLALLLPAHWQTAVWLLACSSVGVVVEAGGDPADADVVVAGPETLEAGLACSGERIALSLAPLGRRFPAPPAGYADYAVEVPSQGDRFAPFVPVDPEAPALVVDGTERSGEQLVEQARVDAAALGLTPGSRLLSGLGYDGWEGLSTGLYAPLAAGASVVLCRNLDRLTPEALEKRVESERVTHTAL; encoded by the coding sequence GTGAACGCCAGCGACCGCACCCCCGCCGACCTGCTGCGATCCGCGCTCGCCGCGGACCCCGCCCGCCCCTTGGTCACTTTCTACGACGACGCCACCGGTGAGCGCGTGGAATTGTCCGTCGCCACCTTCGCCAATTGGGTGGCCAAGACGGCGAACCTCCTCCAGGGCGAGCTGTCCGCCGCGCCGGGCGACCGGCTCGCGCTGCTGCTGCCCGCGCACTGGCAGACGGCCGTCTGGCTGCTCGCCTGCTCCTCCGTCGGGGTGGTCGTCGAGGCCGGCGGCGATCCCGCCGACGCCGATGTCGTGGTCGCGGGGCCGGAGACGCTGGAGGCGGGTCTCGCCTGCTCCGGCGAGCGGATCGCGCTCTCGCTGGCGCCGCTGGGCCGCCGCTTCCCCGCCCCGCCCGCCGGGTACGCGGACTACGCGGTCGAGGTGCCGAGCCAGGGCGACCGGTTCGCGCCGTTCGTACCGGTGGACCCGGAGGCTCCGGCCCTCGTCGTCGACGGTACGGAACGCAGCGGCGAGCAGCTCGTCGAGCAGGCCCGCGTGGACGCGGCGGCCCTCGGCCTCACCCCCGGCTCCCGGCTGCTCTCCGGTCTCGGCTACGACGGCTGGGAGGGACTCTCGACCGGGCTGTACGCGCCCCTCGCGGCCGGCGCCTCGGTGGTCCTGTGCCGGAACCTGGACCGGCTCACGCCCGAGGCCCTGGAGAAGCGCGTGGAGAGCGAGCGGGTGACCCACACCGCGCTCTGA
- a CDS encoding sugar phosphate nucleotidyltransferase: protein MTEAILLVGGKGTRLRPLTVNTPKPMVPAAGVPFLTHQLARARAAGVEHIVLATSYLAEVFEPHFGDGSDLGLSIEYVTEEEPLGTGGAIRNVASRLHSGPDEPVLIFNGDILTGLDIRALVDTHASSGADVSLHLTRVEDPRAFGLVPTDATGRVTAFLEKPQTPEEIVTDQINAGAYVFRRSVIDTIPTGRPVSVERETFPELLSSGAHLQGMVDSTYWLDLGTPQAFVRGSADLVLGRAPSPAVPGRCGDRLVLPSARVAPDTKLTGGTVIGADAVVGEGARITGSTILAGAVVEPGAVITDSLVGAGARIGARTVLTGAVIGDGAQVGPDNELRDGIRIWCDTTLPANAVRFSSDQ from the coding sequence GTGACTGAAGCGATCCTCCTGGTCGGTGGCAAGGGCACGAGGCTGCGGCCCCTCACGGTCAACACGCCGAAACCCATGGTCCCGGCGGCGGGCGTCCCCTTCCTGACGCACCAGCTGGCCCGCGCCCGCGCGGCCGGCGTCGAGCACATCGTGCTCGCCACCTCCTATCTGGCCGAGGTCTTCGAGCCGCACTTCGGCGACGGCTCCGACCTCGGCCTGAGCATCGAGTACGTCACGGAGGAGGAGCCGCTCGGCACCGGCGGCGCGATACGCAACGTCGCGTCGCGCCTCCACTCGGGCCCGGACGAGCCGGTCCTGATCTTCAACGGCGACATCCTCACGGGCCTCGACATCCGGGCGCTCGTCGACACCCACGCCTCCTCCGGCGCGGACGTCTCGCTCCACCTCACCCGCGTCGAGGACCCGCGCGCCTTCGGCCTGGTCCCCACCGACGCCACAGGCCGCGTCACAGCCTTCCTGGAGAAGCCGCAGACGCCCGAGGAAATCGTCACCGACCAGATCAACGCGGGCGCGTACGTCTTCCGCCGCTCGGTCATCGACACGATCCCCACCGGCCGCCCGGTCTCGGTCGAGCGCGAAACCTTCCCGGAACTCCTCTCCTCCGGAGCCCACCTCCAGGGCATGGTCGACTCCACGTACTGGCTGGACCTCGGTACCCCGCAGGCCTTCGTCCGAGGCTCCGCCGACCTGGTCCTCGGCCGCGCCCCCTCCCCGGCGGTCCCGGGCCGCTGCGGCGACCGCCTGGTCCTCCCGTCGGCCCGGGTGGCCCCGGACACCAAGCTGACCGGCGGCACGGTCATCGGCGCGGACGCGGTGGTCGGCGAGGGCGCGCGCATCACGGGCTCCACCATCCTGGCGGGCGCGGTCGTCGAACCGGGCGCGGTGATCACCGACTCCCTCGTCGGCGCGGGCGCCCGCATCGGAGCCCGTACGGTCCTCACGGGCGCGGTGATCGGCGACGGCGCCCAGGTGGGCCCGGACAACGAACTCCGGGACGGCATCAGAATCTGGTGCGACACCACCCTTCCCGCCAACGCGGTCCGCTTCTCCTCGGACCAGTAA
- a CDS encoding LCP family protein — protein MRMATALSVVVLAAGGIGHAVVTGLDTGITRVDPFKDMKNRPQAGHGMNVLVVGTDGRDRITPEEKEKYRLGGAPCHCTDTVMLVHISEDRERASVVSLPRDSYAEMPEHTDLTSGKRHNSHPVKLNAAYAEGGPGLTVRTVESMTGVKIDHYLEVDFTSFMRTVDAIGGVQICTTRAVKDSYTGLDLAAGTHELDGGQALQYVRSRHIDGAADIGRMQRQQKFLAALIDRATSGGVLLNPVRFREMATTMLSSVRADEDFGTDQMLALAKAMRGFTPASSEFVSVPIGDMSFPVKGIGSTVKWDAAKAQKLFQALREDRPLAPAPPKEASAGKGAAPRTAVVDVAPRTIRVQVYNGTRTDGLGRKVDDALRATGFDTTRTPLTGSGQERARTLVEYDPRWDRSAKSLAAALPGSELRAVAGRGGTLRVTVGADYRGVTGVRAEEPGRGGPFEAVTGDQVVCP, from the coding sequence ATGCGGATGGCGACCGCGCTGTCCGTGGTGGTCCTCGCGGCAGGCGGGATCGGGCACGCGGTGGTGACCGGCCTGGACACCGGGATCACCCGGGTCGACCCCTTCAAGGACATGAAGAACCGGCCGCAGGCGGGGCACGGGATGAACGTCCTCGTCGTCGGCACCGACGGCCGCGACCGGATCACCCCGGAGGAGAAGGAGAAGTACCGGCTCGGCGGCGCGCCCTGCCACTGCACGGACACCGTGATGCTCGTGCACATCTCGGAGGACCGGGAGCGGGCGAGCGTCGTGAGCCTGCCCCGGGACTCGTACGCCGAGATGCCCGAGCACACCGACCTGACCAGCGGCAAGAGGCACAACTCGCACCCCGTGAAGCTGAACGCCGCCTATGCGGAGGGCGGGCCCGGGCTGACCGTGCGGACCGTCGAGTCGATGACCGGCGTCAAGATCGACCACTACCTGGAGGTCGACTTCACCAGCTTCATGCGGACCGTGGACGCGATCGGCGGGGTGCAGATCTGCACGACCCGGGCGGTCAAGGACTCCTACACCGGGCTCGACCTCGCGGCCGGCACCCATGAGCTCGACGGCGGGCAGGCCCTCCAGTACGTCCGCTCGCGGCACATCGACGGGGCCGCCGACATCGGGCGCATGCAGCGCCAGCAGAAGTTCCTGGCGGCGCTCATCGACCGGGCGACGAGCGGCGGGGTGCTCCTGAACCCGGTGCGGTTCCGGGAGATGGCCACGACGATGCTGAGCTCGGTCCGGGCGGACGAGGACTTCGGTACGGATCAGATGCTGGCGCTCGCCAAGGCGATGCGGGGCTTCACGCCGGCGTCCTCGGAGTTCGTGTCGGTGCCGATCGGCGACATGAGCTTCCCGGTCAAGGGGATCGGGTCGACGGTGAAGTGGGACGCGGCGAAGGCGCAGAAGCTGTTCCAGGCGCTGCGGGAGGACCGTCCGCTCGCGCCGGCCCCGCCGAAGGAGGCGTCCGCCGGGAAGGGCGCCGCCCCGAGGACGGCCGTGGTGGACGTGGCTCCGCGCACCATCCGGGTGCAGGTCTACAACGGGACCCGGACGGACGGGCTCGGCCGGAAGGTGGACGACGCGCTGCGCGCCACCGGCTTCGACACGACCAGGACGCCTCTGACCGGGTCCGGCCAGGAGCGGGCGCGGACGCTCGTGGAGTACGACCCGCGCTGGGACCGCTCGGCGAAGTCCCTCGCGGCGGCGCTGCCGGGGTCGGAGCTGCGGGCGGTGGCGGGGCGGGGCGGGACGCTGCGGGTCACGGTGGGGGCGGACTACCGGGGTGTCACGGGAGTCCGGGCGGAGGAACCGGGGCGGGGCGGCCCGTTCGAGGCGGTGACCGGGGACCAGGTGGTCTGCCCGTGA
- a CDS encoding LCP family protein: protein MDAHSRGRADEIDPADQWVLNPQTGNYELRLDHSAGQPQAPSRPRRSSTATEAEAPRTGRGAGGGAGTATEAPVPGQRRRRVSEQGGGSQPPASRRKPKQGASRKKKVLLWTGGTMAFVLVGGATGAYLLYKKLDGNIGTVDVGTAAVQTPGMDGPLNILIIGNDVRTGEGNESYGNKTNVTGHADTTFLIHVAEDRTNATAVSIPRDLKIKIPDCPTKQPDGSTKVIPGSVGTTKFNESFGVNGRDPGCTMRTITEMSGIGINHFMMVDFNAVKTLSTAVGGVKVCLNKPIRDTKYSKLNLDAGEHKIQGEDALAFLRNRHGLGNESDLDRIKMQQQFLASMMRQLKEDTLDSPTQLLDVANAATDALTVDKGIGSALKLTSLAKEIGKVDLKNISFMTVPVVDNPDEPPNKRATVVLDQTKAPQVFDMIQNDVSFTEVKKKEKDAKNAKAQAQAKLLQGTRAEAADVRVDVYNGSGITGAAQSTILWLQNDMGVSRSSNKSNAPEKAAKTTLTYAPNQADQARKLADMMGLPATALKPGTQDAGEREPMTLILGADFKGAGAPVKGPTKAPDVDKVEADKKVCAE from the coding sequence GTGGACGCGCACAGCCGTGGACGGGCGGACGAGATCGACCCCGCCGACCAGTGGGTACTCAACCCGCAGACGGGCAACTACGAACTGCGACTGGACCACTCCGCTGGGCAGCCGCAGGCACCGTCCCGACCCCGGAGATCGAGCACGGCCACCGAGGCCGAAGCGCCCCGCACCGGCCGCGGTGCCGGTGGCGGTGCCGGCACCGCCACCGAGGCACCCGTCCCCGGTCAGCGCCGCCGCCGTGTCTCCGAGCAGGGCGGCGGCAGTCAGCCGCCGGCCAGCCGCCGCAAGCCCAAGCAGGGCGCGTCCCGCAAGAAGAAGGTCCTCCTCTGGACCGGCGGCACCATGGCCTTCGTACTCGTGGGCGGCGCCACCGGCGCGTACCTGCTGTACAAGAAGCTCGACGGCAACATCGGCACGGTCGACGTCGGCACGGCGGCCGTCCAGACGCCCGGGATGGACGGGCCGCTCAACATCCTGATCATCGGCAACGACGTCCGTACCGGTGAGGGCAACGAGAGCTACGGCAACAAGACCAACGTCACCGGCCACGCCGACACGACGTTCCTCATCCACGTCGCCGAGGACCGCACCAACGCCACGGCCGTGAGCATCCCCCGCGACCTCAAGATCAAGATCCCGGACTGCCCCACGAAGCAGCCCGACGGCTCCACCAAGGTGATCCCCGGCTCGGTCGGGACGACCAAGTTCAACGAGTCGTTCGGGGTCAACGGCCGCGACCCCGGCTGCACCATGCGCACCATCACCGAGATGAGCGGCATCGGCATCAACCACTTCATGATGGTCGACTTCAACGCGGTCAAGACGCTGTCGACCGCCGTCGGCGGCGTGAAGGTCTGCCTGAACAAGCCCATCCGCGACACCAAGTACTCCAAGCTCAACCTCGACGCGGGCGAGCACAAGATCCAGGGCGAGGACGCGCTCGCCTTCCTCCGCAACCGCCACGGTCTCGGCAACGAGAGCGACCTGGACCGCATCAAGATGCAGCAGCAGTTCCTCGCGTCGATGATGCGCCAGCTGAAGGAAGACACGCTGGACAGCCCGACGCAGCTGCTCGACGTCGCGAACGCGGCGACCGACGCGCTGACGGTGGACAAGGGCATAGGAAGTGCCCTGAAGCTGACCAGCCTTGCCAAGGAGATCGGCAAGGTCGACCTCAAGAACATCAGCTTCATGACCGTGCCGGTCGTCGACAACCCCGACGAGCCGCCGAACAAGCGGGCGACCGTGGTCCTCGACCAGACCAAGGCCCCGCAGGTGTTCGACATGATCCAGAACGACGTCTCCTTCACCGAGGTGAAGAAGAAGGAGAAGGACGCCAAGAACGCCAAGGCGCAGGCCCAGGCGAAGCTCCTCCAGGGCACGCGCGCCGAGGCCGCCGACGTACGCGTCGACGTCTACAACGGCAGCGGCATCACCGGGGCCGCGCAGTCCACGATCCTCTGGCTGCAGAACGACATGGGTGTGAGCCGCTCCTCCAACAAGAGCAACGCCCCCGAGAAGGCGGCGAAGACCACACTCACCTACGCACCGAACCAGGCCGATCAGGCCCGCAAGCTCGCGGACATGATGGGGCTGCCCGCCACGGCTCTCAAGCCGGGCACGCAGGACGCCGGGGAACGCGAGCCCATGACGCTCATCCTCGGTGCCGACTTCAAGGGCGCGGGGGCGCCCGTCAAGGGTCCGACGAAGGCGCCGGACGTCGACAAGGTAGAAGCCGACAAGAAGGTGTGTGCCGAATGA
- a CDS encoding peptidoglycan recognition protein: MRASLATSIAVTCAAVLALPVSLAAPAAATAPPEAVALPPGPERLPGSTQSLPLEPLHGSVRGFGGRAGSDPAERGLARRDVRPFSLLGVVWDDPVAALHGTVQVRTRATGGGAWSPWQDVETHNDEHGADPETTEGAGRALKGSTAPLWVGDSDGVEIRVRGEEQLPEGLRLELVHPGTDPGDAVPQVRTAAAPDGPTAAEAAASAVNSQLAPYGAAWIPALSKEATEVTFRHFPEIFAPARPAEPAKVTPVAAAPAKPYIGPRPKIITRKGWGADEKLREKGFVYTKSIKAAFVHHSATGNNYTCRQAPSVLRSIYRYHVQSSGWRDFGYNFAIDKCGTIYEGRAGGVAKPVLGAHTLGFNTNSMGVAVLGSYDKSTPPAAVLTAVARLTAWKLGLHGVNPNSTTYLTSGGGNLYKKGTKVKLRTIAGHRDGFATACPGARLYGKLGTARTTSAKYQGRR; encoded by the coding sequence ATGCGTGCCTCACTCGCCACCTCGATCGCCGTCACCTGCGCGGCGGTGCTCGCCCTGCCGGTCTCCCTCGCCGCACCCGCGGCGGCCACGGCGCCACCGGAGGCCGTCGCGCTGCCACCGGGGCCCGAGCGGCTGCCCGGCTCCACCCAGTCGCTGCCGCTCGAGCCCCTGCACGGGTCCGTACGCGGATTCGGCGGCAGAGCCGGCTCCGATCCGGCGGAGCGGGGCCTGGCCCGACGCGACGTCAGACCGTTCTCCCTCCTCGGCGTCGTCTGGGACGACCCGGTGGCCGCGCTGCACGGCACGGTGCAGGTCCGCACCCGGGCCACGGGCGGCGGGGCCTGGTCGCCGTGGCAGGACGTGGAGACCCACAACGACGAGCACGGCGCCGACCCGGAGACCACGGAGGGCGCCGGCCGGGCGCTCAAGGGCTCCACGGCACCGCTGTGGGTGGGCGACTCGGACGGCGTCGAGATCCGCGTACGGGGCGAGGAGCAGCTCCCGGAGGGCCTCCGCCTCGAACTGGTCCACCCGGGCACCGACCCGGGCGACGCGGTCCCCCAGGTCCGTACGGCGGCCGCCCCGGACGGCCCGACGGCGGCGGAGGCGGCGGCCAGCGCGGTCAACTCGCAGCTGGCGCCGTACGGCGCGGCCTGGATCCCGGCGCTGTCGAAGGAGGCGACGGAAGTGACGTTCCGCCACTTCCCGGAGATCTTCGCCCCGGCAAGGCCGGCGGAACCGGCGAAGGTCACCCCCGTCGCGGCGGCCCCCGCGAAGCCGTACATCGGCCCCCGCCCCAAGATCATCACGCGCAAGGGCTGGGGAGCGGACGAGAAGCTCCGCGAGAAGGGCTTCGTCTACACGAAGAGCATCAAGGCGGCCTTCGTCCACCACAGCGCGACGGGCAACAACTACACGTGCCGCCAGGCACCCTCCGTCCTGCGCAGTATCTACCGCTACCACGTCCAGAGCAGTGGATGGCGGGACTTCGGCTACAACTTCGCCATCGACAAGTGCGGCACCATCTACGAAGGCCGTGCGGGGGGCGTGGCCAAACCCGTCCTCGGCGCGCACACCCTCGGCTTCAACACCAACAGCATGGGCGTCGCCGTCCTCGGCAGCTACGACAAGAGCACTCCGCCGGCCGCCGTGCTCACCGCAGTCGCCCGGCTGACGGCCTGGAAACTGGGGCTGCACGGGGTGAACCCGAACAGCACGACGTACCTGACCTCGGGAGGCGGAAACCTGTACAAGAAGGGCACGAAGGTCAAGCTGCGCACCATCGCCGGACACCGTGACGGATTCGCCACTGCATGCCCCGGCGCACGCCTGTACGGCAAGCTCGGCACGGCCAGGACGACCTCGGCGAAGTATCAGGGGAGGCGCTGA
- a CDS encoding LCP family protein → MTDRAGTPAEPDPPAEEDAAPGAPEEPRKRHWLRWTALGLSAVVLIAAGVGWWFYRKLDGNITTDTTAAAELRKYEKERPTAGATAARNILLIGSDTRTGEGNRKYGKDKGTERSDTTILLHLSAEKSSATAVSLPRDLMVTIPSCTKADGTRTREQFAQFNFAFEFGGTACTIRTVEKLTGIRVDNHMVIDFRGFKKMVDAVDGVEVCLKEPVDDADAKLKLPAGRQTLRGEQALGFVRARKSIGNGSDTERMDRQQQFLGALVNKVQSDGVLLNPTKLYPVLDAATKAITTDPGLDSLRDLYDLARAMRSVPTEKVQFLTVPRRPYTYDANRDELVQPAASQLFRQLREDKPVLVTPHSEEENGGSGDGSGGTGGVTGGGAGGDGKPDDADTPTPSTTPTFTGRNAAEGVCT, encoded by the coding sequence GTGACGGACCGTGCTGGCACGCCCGCCGAACCGGACCCCCCGGCGGAGGAAGACGCGGCGCCCGGTGCTCCGGAGGAGCCGCGCAAGCGCCACTGGCTGCGGTGGACGGCCCTCGGGCTCTCGGCCGTGGTGCTGATCGCGGCCGGGGTCGGCTGGTGGTTCTACCGGAAGCTCGACGGCAACATCACCACGGACACGACGGCCGCCGCCGAGCTGCGGAAGTACGAGAAGGAGCGGCCGACGGCGGGCGCCACCGCCGCCAGGAACATCCTGCTCATCGGCTCGGACACCCGGACCGGCGAGGGGAACCGCAAGTACGGCAAGGACAAGGGCACCGAGCGCTCCGACACGACGATCCTGCTGCACCTCTCGGCGGAGAAGTCGAGCGCGACGGCCGTCTCCCTCCCCCGCGACCTGATGGTGACGATCCCGAGCTGCACCAAGGCCGACGGGACCCGCACCCGCGAGCAGTTCGCGCAGTTCAACTTCGCCTTCGAGTTCGGTGGTACGGCGTGCACGATCCGTACCGTCGAGAAGCTGACCGGGATCCGCGTCGACAACCACATGGTGATCGACTTCCGGGGCTTCAAGAAGATGGTCGACGCCGTGGACGGGGTGGAGGTCTGCCTCAAGGAGCCCGTCGACGACGCCGACGCCAAGCTGAAGCTGCCCGCGGGGCGCCAGACGCTCCGCGGCGAGCAGGCGCTCGGCTTTGTACGGGCCAGGAAGTCCATCGGCAACGGCAGCGACACGGAACGCATGGACCGGCAGCAGCAGTTCCTCGGCGCGCTCGTCAACAAGGTGCAGAGCGACGGGGTGCTGCTGAACCCGACCAAGCTCTACCCGGTCCTGGACGCGGCCACGAAGGCGATCACGACCGACCCGGGGCTCGACTCGCTGCGGGACCTGTACGACCTGGCGCGTGCGATGCGGTCGGTCCCGACGGAGAAGGTGCAGTTCCTCACGGTGCCGCGCCGCCCGTACACGTATGACGCGAATCGGGACGAACTGGTACAGCCGGCGGCGAGTCAACTCTTCCGCCAGCTAAGGGAGGACAAGCCCGTCCTCGTCACTCCGCACTCCGAGGAGGAGAACGGCGGGAGCGGTGACGGGAGCGGCGGGACAGGCGGTGTGACCGGCGGCGGAGCAGGCGGCGACGGGAAGCCCGACGACGCCGACACCCCGACGCCGTCCACGACTCCGACCTTCACCGGCCGGAACGCGGCGGAGGGCGTGTGCACCTAG